One part of the uncultured Celeribacter sp. genome encodes these proteins:
- a CDS encoding sulfite exporter TauE/SafE family protein: MFDIFLTLLTPAQLLFALAVALLAGFVKGATGFAMPMIILSGLGSFLAPELALAGLILSTLVSNIWQALRGGAGDALAAAKAYKLYIGALLVMILLSAQLVVILPQSAVFLSLGVIIVLLATYLLIGPALRIPPHHRGFYDLGLGAVSGFIGGIAGIWGPLTVAYLTAVDTPKKMQIKITGVIFATGAMTLFLAHIRSGVLNRDTLPLSAILLVPAIAGMMLGHQVQDRLDQKKFKRATLLVLLIAGFNLIRRGLF, from the coding sequence ATGTTTGATATATTCCTGACGCTCCTCACCCCTGCTCAATTGCTGTTTGCGCTTGCCGTTGCCCTGCTCGCGGGCTTCGTCAAAGGCGCGACGGGTTTTGCCATGCCGATGATCATCCTGTCGGGACTGGGCTCCTTTCTGGCGCCGGAACTGGCGCTGGCGGGGCTGATCCTGTCGACGCTGGTCTCGAATATCTGGCAGGCGCTGCGGGGTGGGGCCGGCGATGCGCTGGCCGCTGCCAAGGCCTATAAACTCTATATCGGGGCGCTTTTGGTGATGATCCTGCTGTCAGCACAGCTGGTTGTCATCTTGCCGCAGTCGGCTGTTTTCCTGTCACTGGGTGTGATCATTGTCTTGCTGGCGACCTATCTGCTGATCGGCCCGGCGCTGCGCATCCCGCCGCATCATCGCGGGTTTTATGATCTTGGGTTGGGGGCCGTGTCCGGGTTTATCGGTGGGATCGCCGGAATCTGGGGGCCGCTGACAGTGGCCTATCTGACGGCGGTCGACACGCCGAAGAAGATGCAGATCAAAATCACCGGAGTGATTTTTGCGACCGGGGCGATGACGCTGTTTCTGGCCCATATCCGGTCCGGCGTGCTGAACAGGGACACCTTGCCGCTGTCGGCGATCCTGCTGGTGCCCGCGATTGCGGGGATGATGCTGGGGCATCAGGTGCAGGATCGGCTGGACCAGAAAAAGTTCAAACGCGCAACGCTGCTTGTATTGCTGATCGCGGGGTTCAACCTAATCCGGCGCGGGCTGTTTTAA
- a CDS encoding response regulator transcription factor yields MSRIALVDDDRNILTSVSMTLEAEGFEVETYNDGQSALDAFNKRLPDMAVFDIKMPRMDGMDLLQRVRQKTNMPVIFLTSKDDEIDEVLGLRMGADDYVKKPFSQRLLVERIRALLRRQEARAGVEVAGDSEETKVMVRGELEMDPLRHAVTWKGKDVTLTVTEFLLLQALAQRPGFVKSRDQLMDVAYDDQVYVDDRTIDSHIKRLRKKMRTVDSDFSAIETLYGIGYRYNEE; encoded by the coding sequence ATGTCACGCATCGCCCTCGTGGATGACGACAGGAACATTTTGACCTCGGTGTCGATGACGCTTGAGGCCGAGGGGTTTGAGGTGGAAACCTACAATGACGGGCAATCCGCCTTAGATGCGTTTAACAAACGCCTGCCAGATATGGCGGTTTTTGACATCAAGATGCCGCGGATGGACGGGATGGATCTGCTGCAGCGCGTACGGCAGAAAACCAATATGCCGGTGATTTTTCTGACTTCAAAAGACGATGAAATCGACGAGGTGCTGGGCTTGCGTATGGGCGCGGACGATTATGTCAAAAAGCCTTTTTCGCAACGTCTTCTGGTTGAACGCATCCGCGCGCTGCTGCGCCGTCAGGAAGCCCGCGCCGGGGTCGAGGTGGCTGGTGACAGCGAAGAGACCAAGGTCATGGTGCGGGGCGAACTGGAAATGGATCCGCTGCGCCATGCTGTCACCTGGAAGGGCAAGGACGTCACGCTGACCGTGACTGAATTCCTGCTGCTGCAGGCTCTGGCCCAGCGCCCCGGATTTGTCAAATCCCGCGATCAACTGATGGATGTGGCTTATGACGATCAGGTCTATGTCGATGACCGGACCATCGACAGCCACATCAAGCGCCTGCGCAAGAAAATGCGGACGGTGGATTCCGACTTCTCTGCAATCGAAACCCTCTACGGGATCGGTTACAGATACAATGAGGAATAA
- the lepB gene encoding signal peptidase I, with protein MSSTKDSAVETVKTVVYALLIAGIFRTFFFQPFYIPSSSMKDTLLIGDFLFVNKMAYGYSTYSCPKLVNFLCPISGRILGSEPERGDIVVFEHPTQHRTFVKRLIGLPGDQVQMRDGVIFLNGEEVPQTPDGEFIETYAPQGAARSLPRCANPAPGIGSDCVKEKFIETLPGGRQHSILNVTNTRVDNTGVFTVPEGNYFFMGDNRDNSADSRVAQPSGVGFVPEKYLLGRVDRVMFSSAGKHLVYFWDWRKDRFFKELM; from the coding sequence ATGAGCAGTACCAAGGACAGTGCGGTCGAGACCGTCAAAACCGTTGTTTATGCGCTTTTGATTGCGGGCATTTTCCGAACGTTTTTCTTCCAGCCGTTTTACATCCCGTCGAGCTCGATGAAAGACACGCTGCTGATTGGGGATTTCCTCTTCGTCAACAAGATGGCCTATGGCTATTCGACCTATTCCTGCCCGAAGCTGGTGAACTTCCTATGCCCGATCTCCGGTCGTATCCTTGGAAGCGAGCCCGAGCGTGGCGACATCGTTGTGTTTGAACATCCCACCCAGCACCGCACCTTCGTGAAACGGCTGATCGGTCTGCCCGGCGATCAGGTGCAGATGCGCGACGGCGTGATTTTCCTGAACGGTGAAGAAGTGCCGCAGACGCCAGATGGCGAGTTCATCGAAACCTATGCGCCTCAGGGGGCAGCGCGCAGCCTGCCGCGATGTGCCAATCCGGCGCCGGGGATCGGCAGCGATTGCGTGAAAGAGAAGTTCATCGAAACCCTGCCCGGCGGTCGTCAGCATTCCATCCTCAACGTGACCAACACGCGTGTGGACAACACCGGCGTGTTCACCGTTCCGGAAGGCAATTATTTCTTCATGGGCGACAACCGCGACAATTCCGCCGACAGCCGTGTGGCGCAGCCTTCGGGTGTGGGCTTTGTGCCTGAGAAATATCTGCTGGGCCGGGTGGACCGGGTGATGTTCTCTTCGGCAGGCAAACATCTTGTGTATTTCTGGGATTGGCGCAAAGATCGTTTCTTCAAGGAGCTGATGTGA
- the recO gene encoding DNA repair protein RecO — protein MIEWRDEGAVLAVRKHGETSVIVEVFTQSHGRHAGVVRGGISRKMAPHLQPGGQIAVTWKARLEDHLGSFTIEPLKSRAVVMSDPLALAALTSVTSLLAFVLPEREPHDYLYQDSLSLLDRLGQDPMWPLAYLHWEVALLEELGFGLDLSSCAVTGSPDDLVFVSPKTGRAVSRQGAGDWADRLLPLPQCLLGQSSLDYGEVGQGLRTTGHFLTRIAAELSDRPLPAARARLLDRLAKKAAQSAPPF, from the coding sequence ATGATCGAATGGCGCGATGAGGGTGCGGTTCTGGCCGTACGCAAACATGGGGAGACCTCGGTGATCGTCGAGGTCTTTACCCAGTCGCATGGGCGTCATGCAGGCGTGGTTCGCGGGGGCATTTCCCGCAAAATGGCGCCGCATTTGCAGCCCGGCGGCCAGATCGCCGTGACCTGGAAAGCCCGGTTAGAAGATCATCTGGGCAGTTTCACGATCGAACCTTTGAAAAGTCGCGCTGTGGTGATGTCCGATCCGCTGGCGCTGGCGGCACTGACGTCGGTGACCAGCCTTCTGGCCTTTGTGTTGCCCGAACGCGAACCGCATGACTACCTGTATCAGGACAGTCTCAGCCTGCTGGACCGCCTGGGGCAGGACCCGATGTGGCCGCTGGCCTATCTCCATTGGGAAGTGGCCTTGCTCGAAGAACTGGGTTTCGGGCTTGATCTGTCCTCTTGTGCGGTGACCGGTTCGCCCGATGATCTGGTCTTTGTGTCTCCCAAGACCGGACGCGCGGTTAGCCGCCAAGGGGCAGGTGACTGGGCGGATCGCCTGTTGCCGCTGCCGCAGTGTCTTTTGGGGCAGTCTTCGCTGGACTACGGCGAAGTGGGGCAGGGGCTGCGGACGACGGGGCATTTCCTGACCCGGATCGCGGCAGAGCTGTCTGACCGTCCCCTGCCGGCCGCGCGGGCGCGGCTTTTGGACCGGCTTGCGAAAAAGGCGGCGCAATCCGCACCGCCTTTCTAG
- a CDS encoding c-type cytochrome, which yields MSALISVFLCPGALKAEPPVLDPTQAIRGQQLFLDTCAACHGDEALGESGPDIQGSTLHDVETAIRGIDQMPEIWLDEGEPEAIATFLMSLNPKIAEIKLRHEQMMAN from the coding sequence ATGTCCGCCCTGATCTCCGTCTTTCTGTGCCCTGGAGCGCTCAAAGCCGAGCCACCCGTGCTTGACCCCACGCAGGCGATCCGGGGACAACAGCTGTTTTTGGACACATGCGCCGCCTGTCACGGCGACGAAGCGCTTGGGGAAAGCGGACCGGACATTCAGGGCTCGACCCTGCATGACGTCGAAACCGCGATCCGCGGAATCGATCAGATGCCCGAAATCTGGCTGGACGAGGGAGAACCCGAAGCCATCGCCACGTTCCTGATGTCCCTCAATCCCAAGATTGCAGAGATCAAGCTACGTCACGAACAGATGATGGCCAATTAA
- a CDS encoding acyl-CoA dehydrogenase family protein, whose translation MALDEQELTMTHPILPDLLALTGAAVAPAEALLDRARAALRSEFLDGDRISGKKLEANQTAAHGLAWLATYVESLRQMQRWAEALQADGKFGEMEQLIHQIAFGEYLSQIYGGIPMNQGEICRLSDLGLGIVQPSHKVVVKLMLQGNSVRARTRLVQLMRDNQGHATFGASGLDDDLEMVREQFRRFADERVVPYAHEWHLRDELIPMEIIDELAELGVFGLTIPEEFGGFGFPKAAMVVVSEELSRGYIGVGSLGTRSEIAAELILGGGTDAQKEHWLPKISAAEVLPTAVFTEPNTGSDLGSLRTRAVKEGETYSVTGNKTWITHAARASVMTLLARTDPATSDYKGLSMFLAEKTPGTDDDAFPTPGMTGGEIEVLGYRGMKEYELGFDGFEVPAENLLGGVEGQGFKQLMQTFESARIQTAARAIGVAQNALEVGMQYAEDRKQFDKSLIEFPRVSGKLAMMAVEIMVARQLTYFSAWEKDHGHRCDLEAGMAKLLGARVAWAAADNALQIHGGNGFALEYQISRILCDARILNIFEGAGEIQAQVIARRLLA comes from the coding sequence ATGGCCCTCGATGAACAGGAGCTGACCATGACACATCCCATTTTGCCCGATCTTCTGGCGCTCACCGGTGCGGCCGTGGCCCCGGCAGAAGCCCTCTTGGATCGTGCCCGCGCGGCACTGCGGTCTGAATTTCTCGACGGCGACCGGATTTCCGGCAAAAAGCTCGAAGCCAATCAGACCGCCGCCCATGGGCTGGCCTGGCTCGCGACCTATGTGGAATCCCTGCGGCAGATGCAGAGATGGGCCGAAGCGCTGCAGGCGGACGGCAAATTCGGCGAAATGGAACAGCTCATCCATCAGATCGCCTTTGGCGAATACCTGAGCCAGATTTATGGTGGGATTCCGATGAATCAGGGCGAAATCTGCCGCCTGTCCGATCTGGGTCTGGGCATCGTGCAGCCGAGCCACAAAGTAGTCGTCAAACTGATGCTGCAGGGCAATTCAGTGCGCGCCCGCACCCGTTTGGTCCAGCTCATGCGCGACAACCAGGGCCATGCCACATTCGGCGCCTCCGGTCTGGATGACGATCTGGAAATGGTGCGCGAACAGTTCCGTCGCTTTGCCGACGAACGCGTCGTGCCCTACGCCCATGAATGGCATCTGCGGGATGAGCTGATACCGATGGAGATCATCGACGAGCTTGCCGAACTGGGCGTGTTCGGTCTGACCATCCCCGAGGAATTCGGCGGCTTCGGCTTCCCGAAAGCGGCCATGGTTGTCGTCTCGGAAGAACTGTCGCGCGGGTACATCGGCGTCGGCTCTCTGGGCACGCGCTCGGAAATCGCCGCCGAACTGATCCTGGGCGGCGGCACCGATGCGCAGAAAGAGCACTGGCTGCCGAAAATTTCTGCCGCCGAAGTGCTGCCAACAGCTGTGTTCACCGAACCCAACACCGGGTCGGACCTTGGCAGCCTGCGCACCCGCGCGGTGAAAGAGGGCGAAACCTACAGCGTCACCGGCAACAAGACATGGATCACCCATGCGGCGCGGGCCTCGGTCATGACGCTGCTGGCGCGCACCGATCCCGCGACCTCGGACTACAAAGGCCTGTCGATGTTCCTCGCTGAAAAAACGCCGGGCACGGATGACGATGCCTTCCCGACACCCGGCATGACCGGGGGCGAAATCGAAGTGCTCGGCTATCGCGGCATGAAGGAATATGAACTGGGCTTCGATGGCTTCGAAGTGCCTGCGGAAAACCTGCTGGGCGGTGTCGAAGGCCAGGGTTTCAAACAGCTCATGCAGACCTTTGAATCCGCGCGCATCCAGACCGCAGCACGCGCCATTGGCGTTGCACAAAATGCGCTTGAGGTCGGCATGCAATATGCCGAGGACCGCAAACAGTTCGACAAATCCCTGATCGAATTCCCGCGCGTGTCAGGCAAGCTGGCGATGATGGCTGTGGAAATCATGGTGGCGCGTCAGCTGACCTATTTCTCGGCCTGGGAAAAGGACCATGGACACCGCTGCGACCTTGAGGCCGGCATGGCCAAGCTTCTGGGCGCCCGCGTGGCCTGGGCCGCTGCCGACAATGCGCTGCAAATCCACGGCGGCAACGGCTTTGCTCTGGAATATCAGATCAGCCGCATCCTCTGTGACGCGCGTATTCTGAACATTTTCGAAGGCGCAGGCGAAATTCAGGCGCAGGTGATTGCCCGCCGTCTTCTGGCCTGA
- the rnc gene encoding ribonuclease III produces MKISADVKSFQTRLGYEFSQPDLLLRALTHSSISSATRPDNQRLEFLGDRVLGLVMAEALFEVDKKASEGQLAPRFNALVRKETCADVAREIDLGAVLKLGRSEMMSGGRRKEALLADAMEAVIAAVYRDGGFDVAKALVRRLWSDRIDTVDADARDPKTALQEWAQARGQKPPKYAEVARKGPDHAPVFTIEVSLDSGQAKRAEASSKRQAEQSAAKALLSQLEAKDG; encoded by the coding sequence GTGAAGATTTCTGCCGACGTCAAATCTTTTCAAACCCGGCTCGGGTATGAGTTTTCTCAACCCGACTTACTGCTGCGCGCACTGACCCATAGCTCCATTTCCTCGGCGACGCGTCCGGACAACCAGCGGCTGGAGTTTCTGGGGGATCGGGTACTGGGGCTGGTCATGGCGGAAGCGCTGTTCGAAGTGGACAAGAAGGCCAGCGAAGGCCAGCTTGCGCCGCGGTTCAACGCGCTGGTGCGCAAGGAAACCTGTGCCGACGTCGCGCGTGAAATCGATCTGGGCGCGGTTTTGAAGCTGGGTCGCTCGGAAATGATGTCCGGCGGACGCCGCAAAGAGGCGCTGCTCGCGGACGCGATGGAGGCGGTGATCGCCGCCGTGTATCGTGACGGGGGATTTGACGTGGCCAAGGCGCTGGTGCGTCGGCTATGGTCGGATCGGATCGACACTGTCGATGCCGATGCACGCGATCCGAAAACCGCGCTTCAGGAATGGGCACAGGCCCGCGGTCAAAAGCCGCCGAAATATGCCGAAGTGGCCCGCAAAGGGCCGGATCATGCGCCGGTGTTCACCATTGAGGTGTCTTTGGACAGCGGTCAGGCGAAACGTGCCGAAGCGTCTTCGAAGCGACAGGCAGAACAATCTGCGGCGAAGGCGCTGCTTTCTCAACTGGAGGCCAAAGATGGCTGA
- the era gene encoding GTPase Era, whose product MADVDGATRAGFVALIGEPNAGKSTLLNRMVGAKVSIVTHKVQTTRARIRGVAIEGDSQIVFVDTPGIFKPKRRLDRAMVTAAWGGAADADVVVLMVEAHRGLTEGVEAILNALDEHSNPNQKIALAINKIDMVPVEKLLALTKVMNERRAFAETFMISAEKGRGVDDLRKWLAAQLPLGPWLYPEDQIADLPMRMIAAEITREKLTLNLHQELPYQLTVETEKWEERKDGSARVDQIVYVARDGHKGILLGHRGETIKRISRAAREELSEFLGRKVHLFLQVKVRPNWLEEAERYGEMGLDFKDGN is encoded by the coding sequence ATGGCTGATGTGGACGGCGCGACACGCGCAGGGTTTGTGGCTTTGATCGGTGAGCCCAACGCGGGCAAATCCACGCTTTTGAACCGGATGGTCGGGGCCAAGGTGTCGATCGTGACTCATAAGGTTCAGACCACTCGCGCGCGCATTCGCGGCGTAGCGATCGAAGGCGACAGCCAGATCGTGTTTGTGGACACGCCGGGGATCTTTAAGCCCAAGCGTCGGCTGGACCGCGCGATGGTGACGGCGGCCTGGGGCGGTGCGGCGGATGCCGATGTGGTCGTCCTGATGGTCGAGGCGCATCGCGGTCTGACCGAAGGTGTCGAGGCCATTCTCAACGCGCTGGACGAACATTCGAACCCCAATCAGAAAATTGCTCTGGCGATCAATAAAATCGACATGGTGCCGGTGGAAAAACTGCTGGCGCTGACAAAGGTGATGAACGAACGTCGTGCCTTTGCCGAAACCTTCATGATCTCGGCCGAAAAAGGGCGCGGGGTCGACGATCTGCGCAAATGGCTTGCGGCGCAATTGCCGCTGGGGCCGTGGCTCTATCCCGAGGATCAGATTGCCGATCTGCCGATGCGCATGATCGCGGCGGAGATCACCCGCGAAAAGCTGACGTTGAACCTGCATCAGGAACTGCCGTATCAGCTGACGGTCGAGACGGAGAAATGGGAGGAGCGTAAGGATGGCTCCGCCCGTGTCGACCAGATCGTCTATGTGGCCCGCGATGGCCATAAGGGCATTCTGCTGGGCCACCGGGGCGAAACGATCAAACGCATTTCCCGGGCCGCGCGCGAAGAGCTGTCCGAGTTTCTGGGCCGCAAGGTGCATCTGTTCCTGCAGGTCAAAGTGCGCCCGAACTGGCTGGAAGAGGCTGAACGCTACGGCGAGATGGGTCTCGATTTCAAAGACGGAAACTGA
- a CDS encoding sensor histidine kinase codes for MEPPSRMDRHKAKGHSEDADVVLGDDWVAPRISDEDLRASREKRHFIALNRSPLAQKIITFNLVAIILMVAGILYLNPFRDSLVVQREMAMVTEATLIADMLAHTAGQDGLINGSSGSEDAQALQNVFDIPLAENVYIFDADAALISSTEGMPRQHPAHLDGFQVEGRSTIITDFLNRVWSAITMSSQPPATQQDAGQYISELASAAISNEIHVQTGTDASGATVFAVAAPIVARLDGGAKTLGVVGLVSGEGEIDALVRVEREQILQVFVIAILVSIGLSLVLASTIANPLSDLAAAAEIGRDKNSRKMAPGRIRIPDLTGRPDEIGRLSGALRGMVSALYDRIDANEQFAADVAHEIKNPLASLRSAVGSLRMIKKEEHRAKLLDVIEHDVRRLDRLVSDISNASRLDSELVKEEEEEFDLLKMLSALIDYLSQEAQEKGVDCISDMPDRPIIISGLEARLAQVFVNLITNAISFCEDGDAIRVWVRRRDQRVLIVVEDTGPGIPEEALTKVFKRFYSERPEGQFGNNSGLGLAISKQIVEAHGGVIWAENIRPTDADVTSEPLGARFVVGLPL; via the coding sequence ATGGAGCCACCCTCCCGCATGGATCGTCATAAGGCCAAAGGCCATTCGGAAGATGCAGATGTCGTACTCGGGGACGATTGGGTCGCGCCGCGGATTTCCGATGAAGATCTGCGGGCGTCGCGTGAGAAACGACATTTCATCGCGCTGAACCGTTCGCCTCTGGCGCAGAAGATCATCACCTTCAATCTGGTCGCGATCATTCTCATGGTGGCGGGGATTCTTTATCTGAATCCCTTCCGCGATAGTCTGGTGGTGCAGCGTGAAATGGCGATGGTGACCGAGGCGACGCTGATTGCCGATATGCTGGCGCATACTGCCGGGCAGGACGGTTTGATCAACGGTAGCAGCGGCAGCGAAGACGCGCAGGCTCTGCAAAACGTGTTTGACATTCCTTTGGCCGAAAACGTCTATATTTTCGATGCCGACGCGGCGCTGATTTCTTCGACCGAAGGCATGCCGCGCCAACATCCGGCACATCTGGACGGGTTTCAGGTGGAGGGGCGGTCGACGATCATCACCGATTTTCTGAATCGGGTCTGGTCGGCGATCACGATGTCGAGCCAGCCACCGGCAACACAGCAGGACGCGGGCCAGTATATTTCCGAACTGGCTTCGGCGGCGATTTCAAATGAAATCCATGTGCAGACTGGCACTGATGCGTCGGGGGCAACGGTCTTTGCCGTGGCCGCCCCGATTGTCGCCCGCCTTGATGGGGGAGCGAAAACCCTGGGGGTCGTCGGTCTGGTGTCGGGGGAGGGCGAGATCGACGCGCTGGTGCGCGTCGAACGCGAACAGATCCTGCAGGTCTTCGTGATCGCCATTCTCGTGTCCATCGGGCTGAGCCTTGTTCTGGCCTCGACCATCGCCAATCCGCTCTCCGATCTCGCGGCTGCCGCAGAAATCGGGCGAGACAAGAATAGCCGCAAAATGGCCCCGGGACGGATCCGCATCCCGGATCTAACCGGACGCCCGGACGAGATCGGGCGCCTGTCGGGCGCGCTACGGGGGATGGTGTCGGCGCTCTATGATCGGATCGACGCCAATGAACAGTTCGCTGCGGATGTGGCGCATGAAATCAAAAACCCTCTGGCCTCTCTGCGTTCCGCCGTCGGATCTCTGCGGATGATCAAGAAGGAAGAACACCGCGCCAAGCTGCTCGATGTGATCGAACATGATGTGCGGCGGCTCGACCGTCTGGTGTCTGATATTTCCAATGCTTCCCGTCTCGACAGTGAACTGGTCAAGGAAGAGGAAGAAGAGTTCGACCTGCTCAAGATGCTTTCCGCGCTGATCGACTATCTGTCGCAGGAAGCGCAGGAGAAAGGGGTCGATTGCATTTCCGACATGCCGGACCGTCCGATCATCATTTCAGGTCTTGAGGCGCGACTGGCACAGGTCTTTGTGAACCTTATCACCAATGCGATTTCGTTCTGTGAAGACGGCGACGCGATCCGGGTCTGGGTGCGCCGGCGCGACCAGCGTGTGCTGATCGTGGTCGAAGATACCGGGCCCGGCATTCCCGAAGAGGCGCTGACCAAGGTTTTCAAACGTTTCTATTCGGAACGGCCCGAAGGGCAGTTCGGCAACAATTCCGGTCTGGGGCTGGCGATCTCGAAACAGATCGTTGAGGCACATGGCGGGGTGATCTGGGCGGAAAATATCCGTCCGACGGATGCCGATGTCACTTCTGAACCGCTTGGGGCGCGGTTTGTCGTCGGCCTGCCGCTGTAG
- a CDS encoding phosphoenolpyruvate carboxykinase, with translation MTTGRVNPAFTLDDQGITGLGQVYYNLLEPALIEEALKRGEGTLGKGGSLIVTTGEHTGRSPKDKFVVRTPGVEEHIWWENNQPMDPAKFDVLQADMLEHMKGKDYFVEDLYGGADPEHRLDVRMITELAWHGLFIRTMLRRPEVKELDDFHADFTIINCPTFTADPEKHGCRSGTVIALNFDKKMILIGGTAYAGENKKGVFTLLNYILPGKGVMAMHCSANHAPGNPVDTAIFFGLSGTGKTTLSADESRVLIGDDEHGWSERGTFNFEGGCYAKTINLSAEAEPEIYATTSKFGTVIENMTFDEHTKDLNFEDNSLTDNMRCAYPLHYISNASSTSLGGHPKNIILLTCDAFGVLPPISRLTPAQAMYHFLSGFTSKTPGTEVGVTEPIPTFSTCFGAPFMPRRPEAYGNLLREKIAKHGATCWLVNTGWTGGAFGTGSRMPIKATRNLLAAALDGSLAEVEFRKDENFGFEVPISVPGVADVLLDPRRTWHDKDAFDAQAEKLVKMFAENFEQYLPFIDEDVKAAALG, from the coding sequence ATGACAACCGGACGCGTGAACCCGGCTTTCACATTGGACGACCAAGGCATTACAGGGCTTGGCCAAGTCTATTACAATCTTCTCGAGCCGGCGCTCATTGAAGAAGCATTGAAACGTGGAGAGGGGACTCTCGGCAAAGGTGGGTCTTTGATCGTCACCACCGGGGAACACACCGGTCGTTCTCCTAAGGACAAATTTGTGGTTCGCACCCCGGGTGTCGAAGAGCACATCTGGTGGGAAAACAACCAGCCGATGGATCCGGCCAAATTCGATGTTCTGCAGGCCGACATGCTGGAACACATGAAAGGCAAGGATTACTTCGTCGAAGATCTCTACGGCGGCGCCGATCCGGAACACCGCCTTGACGTGCGCATGATCACCGAACTGGCTTGGCACGGCCTGTTCATCCGGACCATGCTGCGTCGCCCCGAGGTGAAAGAGTTGGATGATTTCCACGCTGACTTCACCATCATCAACTGCCCGACCTTCACCGCGGATCCTGAAAAGCACGGCTGCCGCTCCGGCACCGTGATCGCGCTGAACTTCGACAAGAAAATGATCCTGATCGGCGGCACCGCCTATGCCGGCGAAAACAAGAAGGGCGTCTTCACCCTTCTCAACTACATTCTGCCGGGCAAAGGCGTCATGGCGATGCACTGCTCCGCCAACCACGCTCCGGGCAACCCGGTCGACACCGCGATCTTCTTTGGTCTTTCGGGCACCGGCAAAACGACATTGTCCGCCGATGAATCGCGCGTTCTGATCGGCGATGACGAACATGGCTGGTCTGAGCGCGGCACCTTCAACTTCGAAGGCGGCTGCTACGCGAAAACGATCAACCTCTCGGCCGAAGCCGAACCGGAAATCTACGCGACCACGTCGAAATTCGGCACCGTCATCGAAAACATGACCTTTGATGAACACACCAAAGATCTGAACTTCGAAGACAACAGCCTGACCGACAACATGCGCTGCGCCTATCCGCTGCACTATATCTCCAATGCGTCTTCGACGTCGCTGGGCGGTCACCCGAAAAACATCATTCTGCTGACCTGCGACGCCTTTGGTGTTCTGCCGCCGATCTCGCGTCTGACACCGGCGCAGGCGATGTATCACTTCCTCTCCGGCTTCACCTCGAAAACGCCGGGCACCGAGGTCGGTGTGACCGAGCCGATTCCGACCTTCTCGACCTGTTTTGGTGCGCCCTTCATGCCACGCCGCCCGGAAGCCTACGGCAACCTTCTGCGCGAAAAGATCGCGAAACACGGCGCAACCTGCTGGCTGGTGAACACCGGCTGGACTGGCGGCGCGTTCGGCACCGGATCGCGCATGCCGATCAAAGCCACCCGCAACCTGCTGGCTGCGGCTCTGGATGGATCGCTGGCTGAGGTCGAATTCCGCAAGGACGAAAACTTCGGCTTCGAAGTTCCGATCTCTGTGCCGGGCGTCGCCGATGTTCTGCTCGACCCGCGTCGCACTTGGCATGACAAGGACGCCTTCGACGCGCAGGCCGAGAAACTTGTCAAAATGTTCGCTGAGAACTTTGAACAGTATCTGCCCTTCATCGACGAAGATGTGAAAGCGGCCGCTCTCGGCTAA
- a CDS encoding DUF1491 family protein, whose translation MVRLTADVWVSAYLTRLRLADIPAFVVRRGDSTAGAVIVKLNTLDGRAVAFQREFNLMEDRRDWGVLAEGDEANVDASLMKQRQFDPDLWVIEVEDRLGRTLLDEPGLRD comes from the coding sequence ATGGTGCGGCTCACCGCAGATGTTTGGGTCTCGGCCTATCTGACGCGGCTGCGTCTGGCCGATATCCCGGCCTTTGTTGTGCGGCGCGGGGACAGCACCGCCGGGGCGGTGATCGTCAAACTGAATACGCTCGACGGGCGTGCCGTGGCCTTTCAACGTGAATTCAACCTGATGGAAGACCGTCGCGACTGGGGCGTTCTGGCGGAGGGCGACGAAGCGAACGTGGATGCATCCCTGATGAAGCAACGGCAGTTCGACCCGGATCTTTGGGTGATCGAAGTCGAAGACCGCCTAGGGCGTACTCTGCTGGATGAGCCGGGATTGCGCGACTGA